TGGTATAAAAACTTGAATTCATCCTTTTAAACTGGTTAAAACGCCCATTGATCATATTCAGGGCAGAAGCATCATTAGAAGGTTCTTCCTCTGAGTTTTCAAGGGTAAACAACTCCCCGTCGTGAAGATAATATTGATCTGAAACAAAATCAGCCATCATATTTTTACTCTGCATCATAGGGATTCCCGCTTTTCCTGGTTGAAGATCCGGAGAAAAGCCCCGTCCTACCCATGTAACAGTAGATGGCGTTCGGAGTTTATAATTATTTCTGTAATAGGCTACAATAGAAGGAGCAACATCAAAGTGACTTGCCGTTTTGTGAAAACGTTTTGTTTCCTTCAGTAATGGTGAATAAATCAGTAACGGCACATGAAACCTGTCAATCTTAGACTCCAGTGTGATCTCCGGCATACTATGATCTCCTGTAATAACAAAAATCGTACGTTGAAAATCCGGACGTTTACTGTAGTTTTCAAAGAAGTTTTTCAAAGCATCATCTGCATTAAGCAAAGCAACCAATTGGTTTTTAAAGCCCGCCGCCCATTTTTTCTGCTCCGGATTTAAAAGATTGGATTGCAACCTTTCGTTATAAAGTTTTTCATAATATTCTTTGTTATTAATGAGAAACGGATTATGGGTGGAAAGGGTAAGAAGCATTTTAAAATAAGGCCTTTGCTGTAATTTCTGGGTTTCCAGCATCTTTCTGAAAACCGCCTGGTCTTCATATCCCCAACTGTCTCCATTGTTTGCCGGCAGTCTTTTGTAAGCCCCCCCATACGATCCAATGTCTACAATATGATCTACTTTACTGTACTCGAGGAAGTTTCGGTATCCGTCAAACAATAAATTTCCGCCGTAGTGAAATCCTGTTTCAAATCCGTTGGCTTTCAGTATATTAAAAAGATTAAAATTTTCCGGTGTTTTTTCAATTTCCAGAAATCCGTTTTTTCCGAAAGGAAGTGATCCTGTAAGCGAAGGTAAGGCTCCGAATGTTCTTCCTGCAGAGCTAAGGCAATTCTCCCAATACAAACTTTTATTAGACAAAGAATCCAGAAACGGCGTAAAGTTTCCGACATAACCTTTAGGAGAGGTGTATGCATGTCCAAAACCTTCCATCACAATAAATACAAGATTCGGAACCTCATCGGATCTGTTGAAATAAGATCCCAAAAAATCGGGAGTATCCTCTTTTCTCCAGAAAGGAAATGACTTGTCGAGCATTTCAGCATTGGCTGTAAAGCTTTCTTCCCCATTAATTATTTCTCCGATTTCCGGGTGATCGCTGATAAAATTCTCTTCATTGGAGATAAAGAAATAGTTCCATTTACTCTTTGAAGCTGTCTGGCCGAAGGTATTATTTGTCTGGTTTAATTCCTTTGACTGAAACATATTACTGGGAACGAAAAAAGCAATCAGGCCAAGGCTTAAAAAAGCGATTCCGATATATTTCGACTTCAAAGCAGATTTTACGGCCATCCATAATGGAATGATACATATCGCAATCAAAACGATCAATAGCGCAATATTTTTTAAATTAAGCATTCCGCTTGCTCTTAAAATCTGTTTGATCTCATCTTTGTTGTAATAAAAAAGATCTGCCCCAAGCATATTTTGGGTCTCAGAGAAATATAGGAACAGAATATACTGTACTACAGTCACCAATCCGAATAGGACAAGTGCTGATAAGTTGGCCCAATTCTCTTTTACGGAATTGATAATTAAATAAATAATTCCAAAGCCAAATATCAGTTTAAACGCAAACAAAATATTTTCAAAAAAAAGATTTCCTGCAATTGAAGAAGGATTCAGCCTTGGGAAAGAATATTTGTACCAAAGCCATTCTGCTGTGATCCCTACTAAAAATAAAAGCAGAAAAACGACTGATACCATTCCGAATTTTTTCAACCCATTATTAAGAATCGCGGATATTCTTTCTTTTAAAGGTAAATTTTTGGTATTCTGATTAAACCCCTGTCTTGTCATCTCACCCCAGCCGTGGGATTTTTTAAAATAATCTATAAACCCCTTCACCCCGGCTTTCACCACGATGGGATGAAAATAAAACGGTTCTGAAAACGCAGTACCGATCAAGGTTAGAAAATCTTTCCTTTTGGTATAAACCTGATAGCTAACAAGATCCACCAAAATCCCATAAATAGAGTAAAGAAATCCCATCGATACGACCAGGGCAAACAAAATCACGAAAAACGGCCAATTGATAATTCCTAATAAAAGGAAAATTACAAAGATTATATATCCAGAAAATTCAACCAAAGGACCCAGAAATTCAAAGAAAAACCAATAAGGAAGACTTACCATGCCCAGCTTTCCGTATTTTGGGTTAAACATCATTTTCCGATGTTTCCACAAAGTTTCGATGGTTCCCCGCATCCACCGGTTACGTTGTTTTTTCAGGATATCTTTGCTTTCAGGAACTTCCGTCCAGCAAAGTGGATCAGGAATTGTAAGAACTTCATAAGGCTCATTCTTTTCTTCCATATACTTTCTCATACGGACTACCAACTCCATATCCTCTCCTACCGTAGTTTTATCATATCCACCGCATTCCAAAACTATTTTTCTGTCGAAAACTCCAAAGGCCCCGGATATCAGGATTAATCCCGATGCCCGCGCCCATGCCATTCTTCCAAGAACAAAAGCACGGATATATTCCAACGCCTGGGTTTTACCGAGGAGCGTTTTTGGCATATTTACACTTACTACTTTTCCATCTTCAATAACGCAATTATTAGCGAGACGGATCACACCTCCGCAGGCAATAATTTTTTTATCGGTTTGTTCCAGAAACGGTTTTGCCAGTTTTAAAATGGCATCTTGTTCCAGGATACAATCCACATCAATACACACCAGATAATTTCCTGAAGAAACATTAATTCCTACATTTAGGGCATCAGCTTTACCTCCGTTTTCTTTATCTACAACAATAAGCTTTTTAAAAGCCTGGTTTTTACTCTTATAGATGCCTTTTATTTTATTGGTTTCAATTGTACCTTGTACAAAAAAAGACACTCTTTCAAGCTCATAAGCTTCGATCAGTTTCTGCATGGAATCGTCTTTACTTCCATCGTTAATGATGATAATTTCCAGGTTGTGATAATAGAGAGATAACAGGGACCTTACATTTTCTACAATGGTCATTCCCTCATTATAAGCGGGAGCGAGAAGGCTGAAGGTAGGCGAATTGGGATTAGCGGCAATAATGCTGTAATCGGTAAATGTATTTTCTTTTTTATAACGTATTACAGCTCCTAACGCATATATTCCGACCCAGCCGTAAATAATAACTACTGCCGTCCCATACAGCAGGAATAACCATATAACAACTTCATAGATAATGTGTGAGAATTCTAACATACTTTTTCCTGGACTGCGTGTTTTATAATTTGAATTAATTCTTCGGACGATGTTTCATCTTCCGAAAGTTCTGATAAGTATTCCTTATATCCCAATGCAGCAAGAGCTTCCGCTGCATACAACTTAATCCCTGTATTGATATTTTCCAATAATTCTTTTTTGAGTAAGCCTATACAGGACTGATCCTTAGAAACTTTCATCACACGAAGAATTTCAAGCTGGACTTCATAAGGCTGGTCGGGATACACTTTTGTAAGGAACTGAATGGTTGAAGGATCTTCCAATGACAAAAGGGTATGCACGGCCTGTATTCTGACCTCAACTGATGAATGCTCCAGAAGATCGGCCACCATCGGATAAAAAGAAAGCAATTGAAATTTCCTTACCAATTTTAAAGTAAAAATGATAACAGAGCTATTTGAACTTCTAAGCCAGCCTTCAATAGCTTCTCCTGAGTTTTCAGGTATGCTGGTAATGGAGAGAAGCAGCCGGAGCTGTTGCCATTCTGAAATTATCCCCGAAGCGGTACTCAAAAAATCCAATCCTTCAAAACCTTTAAAGCTTACCATGGCATATTGCGCTTCCTGGTAGACCTGTGCGGAAGGATGGGATAAAAAAGAGGAAATTTTGGGAAGGTCCTCCTTTGCGTTCATGACCGTAAGTTCCTGTATCCCCCCGGCAATAAGATATGTTTTTTTCTGATCAAGCTTTTTAGCGGCTTCCTGCCGGAGATTGTATTCTTTAAAAAGGTTTTTAATTTTAATTTTTGCAGCCCCTGAAAATTTCTTTTCAGAATCTACCAGTTTTTGCAGGAATAGATTTCTAAATGAAGGACTCCTGGAAAGAAGTACAAAATTCTGATCAAGAGCAACTTCTTCATCTTCATAAACAATAACTTCCGATATTTTTTGATTAATAACCTTCATCCACCCCGAGATTCTCACAGATTCTTTGTACCGAAAAAAACTGTAAACAAGAATCCCTGTAATCAATAACAATACGAGAGACAACATCCCAAGGAAGATAAGAAACAGAAAATGTACAGAAGTGGTTAGCAGCATCGTTCTATTATTTAGGGGTAAATCTTTTTATCCTCAACATCAATTCATTGGGACTGAACGGCTTTACAATAAAATCAGAAGCTCCCAGATCAAAAGCGTTTAGTACCACCTCTTCCTGCCCCATACTGGATAGCATAATGACAGGAATCTCCTTTCCCATGGTTTGTATGGCAGAAAGTATTTCTATTCCTGAAGCAAAAGGCATCATGATATCGGTGATGGCAAGGTCTACATCTTTCTCTTTTAAGGTTTCGATGGCTTCTTTACCATTACGGGTAAGGATTACTTCATGCCCTTCCTTTAATAATTTGTGTTCTATCGTTTTTAGAATCAGTTCATCGTCTTCAGCGATCAGAATCAACATAGTCTTTTGTTTTTATTTTATTAAACCTTTTATTAAATTTAATCCGATTGTTATTTCATTGATAATTTCCTGCTGTAAAGAGGTGAAATCCATAGTTTCATCCGCTTTCTTTTCCCAGTATAAAGCAGTTTCTGCCAGCTTTATCAATCCGGCAGTTCCGGCTGTACCTTTTAGTTTGTGAAGAACTTTCTTCAACTCATCTCTGTTTTCTTCAGCCGATGCAATTCTTATATTATTTTCCGCCTCAGATAGCTGTTGGACCACCAGATCCAGGAAAATCGCTCTAAAATCATCATCGTCTCCCGTTTGATCATTGAGAAGATTCAGATCAAGATATTTCTCAGTTTTTACAGTATTTCCTGTTTCTATCGTTTGAACGGAAATGTATTTTTCTAGCATTTCCAAAAGATCTGACTGTCTCAGGGGTTTCGGAAGAAAATCATTCATTCCGGACATGATGCATTTTTCCTTTTCACCGATGATGGTTCCTGCTGTTACACCAATGATCGGAACATCATGATATCCTGGAAGAAGACGAATTTGTTTAGTAGCTTCAATACCGTCCATTACCGGCATTTGGACATCCATCAATATCACCGAAAAATGTTTGTTTTTACATTGTTCCACTGCTTCCAGTCCATTTACCGATTCTGTAAGCTCAGCATCGGGAATCAAAGATTTCATCATTTTGTTGTTAAGAACCATATTCACAGGGTTATCATCAACAAGTAAAACCTTAAGATGTGGTGGAAATAAAAAATTTTCTGCTTCCTGCTCATCAGCTGCCGGTATTTCTTTTACATTATCATGTACTACACGTTTTAAAGTTCGGTAGAGTTCTTCTGATTTTATAGGTTTTAACAGGAAGTAGGAATTTTCTTCTTGCCGGAAAGAGTTGAGCACATCATGCTCTTCCGAAGAAGTATGAAGAATAACCAGGGGTGAAGTTTCATTTTTTTGAGCAAATAATTCCTTAATTTTCTCAATAGTTTCCAACCCTGAAATAATGGGCATATGATAATCCATCAAAATAACATCAAAATGTTCTCCATCCAATAAAATCTGCAAAGCTTCCATCCCGTTGGCTGCTAATTTTGACCCAATATTTTTATAGGCCAGCATGTGCTGGAGAATGATCCTGTTCGCCTCATTATCATCAACAATAAGAACTTTTTCTATTTTCAGTTCTTCTTCTTCAATACCTTCAGATTCCTCATAGGGAACTTCAATGTCAAAGAAAAATACGGATCCTTTTTCCGGTATACTGTTCAGGGAAAGATGGCTTCCCATATAGCCCAGAATATTATTGGATATCGTTAGTCCCAGTCCTGTTCCCCCGTAATGCTTGCTGATGGAACTGTTTTCCTGGGTAAAGGCATCAAAAATATGCTGCTGTTTTTCAAGTGGAATACCTATCCCGGTATCTCGTACGGAAAATCTTAATGATATATTTTGTCCTGTGATATTCAGCTTTTCTACTTTAAGCTCAATCTCGCCACGATGTGTAAATTTAACGGCATTACCCAACAGGTTAATGAGAATCTGTTTCATTCTGGATTCGTCAAGCCAAAGTACTTTCGGCAATCCCTGTTCAATATTGAGTAGCAACTCAATGTTTTTTTTCTGTGATTGATAAAGGATCACATTGATTACCTGGCTAACTAAATCATAAACATTCGATCTTTCGATAAGGAGTTCCATTTTTCCAGATTCTATTTTCGAAAAATCCAGGATATCATTAATTATATTGAGTAGATTTTCCCCCGATTCATTGATATAATTAAGATATTGAGTCTGTATTTCATTGAGAGGAGTTTTCAAAAGAAGATCTGAAAATCCGATCACTCCATTCAGAGGGGTGCGGATCTCATGACTCATGTTGGCAAGAAATTCTGATTTTGCTTTGCTTGCAATATCCGCCATTTTCTTTGCATTTTTGAGTTCTTCGTTGGTTTTTACAATATCGGTAATATTCTGTACAGAGACAATTATTCCACCTATTATGCCATCAGAAAGATACCATGGTCCTACTTCCAGGTTATAATGTTGGATGCCTTCTTTATGTGGAACTTCAATGGCAAAATCATCATTTTTATAGACCTTGCCTTCTAAAGCATTTTTGTAGATGGCCTTTCTTTCTTCAGGAACGTTAGGAGAAATGGTATAAATATTCTCTCCCATCAGCTCCATATTATTCATATTGAATTCTTCCTTCCAGCTTGTACTTACCGAAACATAATTAAGTTCTTTATCAAACATCGCTACTGCAACGGGAACATAAGTAGCAAAAGACTGCATCATTGCTTCTTTCTTCTCCAGTTCCAGATATATATTTTTAAAAGCATCAATATCCTGAATGATTCCGTACACCCTGGTACATACTCCGTTTTCAAACTCCGGAATTCCTTTTACTCTTACCCAGATCGTAACTCCATCATTGCGGACAAGCTGAAATTCCGCATCATAAGGAATACCTTCTGAAACAGCCCGGTTAAATAAGAACTCAACTTTTTGTTTATCTTCTTCTTTATAAAAACCGATTGCATTTTCAAAGTCGGGCTGGAATTCCTGATCTATTTTATGGATTTCTTTTGCTGTTTTGGACCAGATTACAGATTTATTTTTAAGGTTGACTTCCCAGCCACCCACCTGAGCGACCGAGCTCGTTTGCTCAAGCATTTTCTTGGCATAAAGAAGATCCCTTTCCAGGCTCATTCTTTCCGTTACGTTCAATGCTGTACTTACCACATACGGTTTTCCGTCTTTATCAATTTCCACAAGATTATGGTACATCCAGATCAGTTCTTCACCTTCTTTTGACTCGAGGATCATTGTTCCGAAATCTTCCTTATTCTGATTGATACGTTCTAAATATTTTTCCAGCAAAGAACTATTTTGTTCAGGAACGAGATCTTTCAGATTTAATCCGTTTACTTCTTCCGCAGAATAATGCAGGGTTTCTCTACCTTTTTGATTCACCTCAAGAATATTTCCTTCCATATCGTGCATGCTCATCAACCCGATTGCATTTTCGAAGAAGCTTCTAAAACGGCGTTCGGAACTTTCAAGCTGGCGCTTTTCTTCGATATGCTGGGTAATATTAATGCCGAAACAAAAAATCTCAGAATGGTCATGGTTTTGCTTCAGGTACCATTCTATAATTATAGCACCAGCGTCTTCAGTTTTTGTGGAGGTAGTAAAAACCAGTTCTTCATCTGTCTTAAGAAAGTTTTCGAGTTTGAGTTGCCAATCGTCATCCTGCTTTTTTATAATCGTTAAAAAACTTTGATTAACTGCTTTTTTTGGAGCTATTCCGAATATTTTTTCAAAGGTGGGATTTGCTTCTTTAAGAATAAATTTGTTATCAAGAACGCAAATCAGGTTATTGGAAATATCAAAGGTCTGTTGGAAATATTCAGCCTGTTTATTCTTTTTTTTGCCGATATATAAATTGGTGATAGCTTCTCCAATTTTTTTCAGAGTATCTATTTGGTTGTCGGAGAGGTTTTTAGGCTTAAAATCAATAACGCACAGTGTACCTAATGCAAACCCTTCATCATCTATCAGCGGTACCCCTGCATAGAATCGGATACCACTTTCCACAATTATAGAATTCCCGGATGATCTGTCGTCAGCAAGTGTATCAGGGATCACCAACACATCTCCGTTTGCAATAGAATACTGGCAAAGTGTATTTTCACGCTCCACACTATCCAAAGAAATCCCAATACAGCTCTGTATCATCTGGACATCACTTTCCATAATAGCAATAAGAGAGCTGGGACAGTCGGTAACCAGACAAGCAGTTTCTGCAAAAATATCTAATTGAGGATCCTTTGGCAGATTCAGAAGATCAAATAGTTCCAGTTTTTTTACTCTCCCCTGTTCATTATTAGGCACTGGATAATTCCCCATAACATTAACTAATATTTTGTTTTATGTTAAATATAGTTATAAAATCATTATGGGAAACTATTTTTTTACAACATCGTCAGCATATTCAATTAATATTATTTAATAGTACATTACGATTACAAATATTCAAAATTACAGTTGCGGAAAATTTAATCTTCAATAAAAATATCTGATAAAACGATTATTACATTTCCATTCCGGTTTAACTCATTCAATCGGAGTCAATTGTCGATAAAATTATTTGATAACAATCTCATCAAGGCCACAAGACTCATGCAAAGATTACATTCTTCGATGCCGTTTTTTAATTTTAAAATTCGTTGCTGTAATGACAGATTGAGCGACAATATTCATTTTGAGTTGATAACTTAAAAAAGTCACTCTTTTGCTAATCTCCTTACCATACCTTTAAAAATAATCCCATGAAATGGTAAAACAGAATACCAGTATAATCTCCCGGTCAGTCCATGCGGCCGAAAAACCGCTTTTTGCCAAAGCTTTCCTTTATAAGTTTTAAACATGAGCCATGCCTCACCGGGAAGTTTCATTTCTGCGAAGAGAATAAGTTTTCCTTCTTCTTTGTTTGCATATAAAACACGCCAAAAATCCAAAGCATCACCTTCGTGAAGTTGATCGGGATGTGTTCTCCCACGCCGCAATCCGGGTCCGCCAATCAATAGATCCAAAAACCCCCGTATTTTCCATAGGCTTTGCCCGTACCAGCCGTTTGTTCCTCCTAAAGAAAAAACCCGGTTCAGACATTTTTCACGATCATCGTATTCTGCAGTTCTTAGATCCGTAAAGCATCCATATTTTGGGACATCAAGATAATTTTTCAGATTGGAATCACTTCTGCTGCTGATAAAGCTATCCTTCCAGCTTGATATAATTTCCTTATCCTGAATTTTAGCGAGAGTTCTTCTTAAGGCTGTATCATATGAAAGTGGCTGAACACCTGTAATCTGTTTTATTTCCAGTAAGCTTTCTGGCCTGCATACCACCTCAATTTTCATACTTCCAACCAGTGCGGAAGCCAAATTATAGGATGTCGAAGTAATAAAATACAACCAATACGAGGACAGTTTGGGTGTCATTACAGGAACTGTAAAAATCTTTCTTTTCAGCCCTCTAATTTTAGCAAATTCCAAGAGCATTTCTTTATAAGTCAACACATTATCACAACCTATATCAAAATTTCTACGATAGGCCTTTTCTTTAAATAATGTAAAAATCAGAAAATCAAGAACGTTGGCAATTCCTATCGGCTGACATTTTGTGTGAAGCCACCTTGGAGCGATCATTATGGGTAATTTTTCTACCAGATCTCTTATAATTTCAAAAGAAGCACTTCCTGATCCAATGATAATTCCGGCTCTTAAGACCGTGGCAGGAATTTTACATTGCATAAGATTCTTTTCAACCTCAAACCGGGAACTTAAATGTTGGGATAATTCTTTTTCGTTGACCAGACCCGAAAGATAAATGATGTGTTTGCATTCCGTGTTCTCAATAAAATTGGAAAAGTTAACAGCGCATTCTTTTTCTTTTTCAGCATAATCATTGCTATTGCTCATCGAATGCATAAGATAATACGCTCCTGAAATATCTTTCGGAATATTTTCCAGGGTTTCAGGTTTTAAAAAATCTACTTCCACTACCTCCACCTGATTATCGTTAATATCGACACTTTTGGAAAAACGATTTTTATCTCTGCAACAACAGATAACCCGATAACCCTGAGCAGCGATAACGTCGATCATTCTTTTTCCGATGTATCCGGTTGCGCCGGTGAGCAGAATTTTTTTCATAGGATTAGGCTTTGGTGGTTTGACAATGTTTGCCGGTGAAAGAAAAAATTATACCTTTTCTAAAAGATGTCCGAAATAATCTTTCTTTTTTGCCAGGTAACTTTCATTGACCTCATTCGACTCTATTTCCAGCGGAATTCTATTCTTTAGCTTAATTCCACTGTTATCAAGAGATTTCAGCTTTTCAGGATTGTTGGTCAGCAGATTAATTTCATTTACTTTTAAAATCTTCAGCACTTCTATCGCGATATCAAAATTTCTGCCATCAGCCGGTAATCCCAGTTTCAGATTAGCTTCTACCGTGTCAAAGCCTTTTTCCTGAAGTGCATAAGCTCTCAATTTGTTGATGATTCCGATATTCCGACCTTCCTGACGCAGATAAATAATCATTCCGCCGTTCTCATGCACATATTTCATAGCAGCATCCAGCTGTTGCCCGCACTCGCATTTTTTAGAATGAAAAACTTCGCCGGTGATACACTCCGAATGAAAACGCACATTCACCGCAGTACTAAAATCTGTATTTTCCGCCACCCAAACCAGATTCGGATTCCAATCATCTTCGAACTCTGAAAATGCATAAACAGTAAACATTCCAAAATCAGTTGGAATATTCGATTGCGCTTGTATTGTCAACATAATTTAAAAATTAAAAAATCATATAGTACAAATTTATACTTTATTTTAAATAAAAATAAAATTATTTACTAAATTTGTAGATAAATACATTTTCTTGTGCAGGAAAATCCAATATCACACAGGAAAAAAAACTGAATTATATATTGAATACCAAAAAGTTATAATAAATGAAAGAGAAGTCCCGGATCAATGTTTCACTAATTACAACCTTTCGAAATTAATTTTTTTGACAAGGTGAAATAAAATAAAATAAAATTGAGCACTGATAAATAACAACCGGCCTTTTAATCCAGAGAACAGGCAAAACTTTACAACCCTAAGCAAGAATTCAGACGATTATGGCTAAAATAATAAAACATACCGCTCAACTGATTTTTCCGCATCAGCTTTTTGAGGATACTGATTACCTTATCCAAGATCAGCCGGTATTTTTGATAGAGGAATTCTTATTTTTCAGGCAATATGCGTTTCATAAACAGAAGATAGCTTTTCATCGTGCGACAATGAAGTTCTATGAACATACATTGAAAAAATCCGGTTTTGAGGTTGAATATATCGAAAGTTCATCAAAATACTCAGACATCAGAAACTTAATTCTGAAACTGGAAAACGACCATTTTAAAACTATAAAAACGACAGATGTTTGTGATAATTGGCTGGAAAAAAGATTAAGACAAACCAAATTAGATCTTGAAATTCATGACAGCTCTCTTTTTTTGAATACCAAAGAAGAGCTGAAAGATTACTTTGAAGGGAAGAAATCATACCATCAGACTGATTTTTACAAGCAGCAGAGAATCACCCGGAATATCCTGATGAAGGCAGGAAAACCGCTGGGAGGAAAATGGACCTATGATACGGAAAACCGAAGAAAATATCCTAAAAATAAAAAAGCACCTTTCATATATTTCCCGACAAACAATCAATATTATGAGGAGGCGAAAGAATATACCGAAAAACATTTTTCAAAAAATTACGGAATTCTTACAGATGAACAGCTTTATCCTACAACTTTCAAAGAAGCTGAAAAATGGCTTGAGCAATTCCTGGAAATGCGTTTTCCGGAATTTGGCATTTATGAAGACAGCATCGTGGAGAAAGAATATTTTCTGCATCACAGTGTTCTTTCTCCATTAATGAATGTAGGACTTTTAACTGCGGAAAATGTTTTGGAAAAAGCCATTTCCTTTGCAAAGGAAAATGATATTCCGGTAAACTCACTGGAAGGTTTTGTTAGACAAATTTTAGGATGGAGAGAATTTGTCCGGGG
The sequence above is drawn from the Chryseobacterium daecheongense genome and encodes:
- a CDS encoding sulfatase-like hydrolase/transferase, with the protein product MLEFSHIIYEVVIWLFLLYGTAVVIIYGWVGIYALGAVIRYKKENTFTDYSIIAANPNSPTFSLLAPAYNEGMTIVENVRSLLSLYYHNLEIIIINDGSKDDSMQKLIEAYELERVSFFVQGTIETNKIKGIYKSKNQAFKKLIVVDKENGGKADALNVGINVSSGNYLVCIDVDCILEQDAILKLAKPFLEQTDKKIIACGGVIRLANNCVIEDGKVVSVNMPKTLLGKTQALEYIRAFVLGRMAWARASGLILISGAFGVFDRKIVLECGGYDKTTVGEDMELVVRMRKYMEEKNEPYEVLTIPDPLCWTEVPESKDILKKQRNRWMRGTIETLWKHRKMMFNPKYGKLGMVSLPYWFFFEFLGPLVEFSGYIIFVIFLLLGIINWPFFVILFALVVSMGFLYSIYGILVDLVSYQVYTKRKDFLTLIGTAFSEPFYFHPIVVKAGVKGFIDYFKKSHGWGEMTRQGFNQNTKNLPLKERISAILNNGLKKFGMVSVVFLLLFLVGITAEWLWYKYSFPRLNPSSIAGNLFFENILFAFKLIFGFGIIYLIINSVKENWANLSALVLFGLVTVVQYILFLYFSETQNMLGADLFYYNKDEIKQILRASGMLNLKNIALLIVLIAICIIPLWMAVKSALKSKYIGIAFLSLGLIAFFVPSNMFQSKELNQTNNTFGQTASKSKWNYFFISNEENFISDHPEIGEIINGEESFTANAEMLDKSFPFWRKEDTPDFLGSYFNRSDEVPNLVFIVMEGFGHAYTSPKGYVGNFTPFLDSLSNKSLYWENCLSSAGRTFGALPSLTGSLPFGKNGFLEIEKTPENFNLFNILKANGFETGFHYGGNLLFDGYRNFLEYSKVDHIVDIGSYGGAYKRLPANNGDSWGYEDQAVFRKMLETQKLQQRPYFKMLLTLSTHNPFLINNKEYYEKLYNERLQSNLLNPEQKKWAAGFKNQLVALLNADDALKNFFENYSKRPDFQRTIFVITGDHSMPEITLESKIDRFHVPLLIYSPLLKETKRFHKTASHFDVAPSIVAYYRNNYKLRTPSTVTWVGRGFSPDLQPGKAGIPMMQSKNMMADFVSDQYYLHDGELFTLENSEEEPSNDASALNMINGRFNQFKRMNSSFYTTKKLMPDSVVIHFMKKNK
- a CDS encoding HEAT repeat domain-containing protein, encoding MLLTTSVHFLFLIFLGMLSLVLLLITGILVYSFFRYKESVRISGWMKVINQKISEVIVYEDEEVALDQNFVLLSRSPSFRNLFLQKLVDSEKKFSGAAKIKIKNLFKEYNLRQEAAKKLDQKKTYLIAGGIQELTVMNAKEDLPKISSFLSHPSAQVYQEAQYAMVSFKGFEGLDFLSTASGIISEWQQLRLLLSITSIPENSGEAIEGWLRSSNSSVIIFTLKLVRKFQLLSFYPMVADLLEHSSVEVRIQAVHTLLSLEDPSTIQFLTKVYPDQPYEVQLEILRVMKVSKDQSCIGLLKKELLENINTGIKLYAAEALAALGYKEYLSELSEDETSSEELIQIIKHAVQEKVC
- a CDS encoding response regulator, giving the protein MLILIAEDDELILKTIEHKLLKEGHEVILTRNGKEAIETLKEKDVDLAITDIMMPFASGIEILSAIQTMGKEIPVIMLSSMGQEEVVLNAFDLGASDFIVKPFSPNELMLRIKRFTPK
- a CDS encoding PAS domain S-box protein, translating into MGNYPVPNNEQGRVKKLELFDLLNLPKDPQLDIFAETACLVTDCPSSLIAIMESDVQMIQSCIGISLDSVERENTLCQYSIANGDVLVIPDTLADDRSSGNSIIVESGIRFYAGVPLIDDEGFALGTLCVIDFKPKNLSDNQIDTLKKIGEAITNLYIGKKKNKQAEYFQQTFDISNNLICVLDNKFILKEANPTFEKIFGIAPKKAVNQSFLTIIKKQDDDWQLKLENFLKTDEELVFTTSTKTEDAGAIIIEWYLKQNHDHSEIFCFGINITQHIEEKRQLESSERRFRSFFENAIGLMSMHDMEGNILEVNQKGRETLHYSAEEVNGLNLKDLVPEQNSSLLEKYLERINQNKEDFGTMILESKEGEELIWMYHNLVEIDKDGKPYVVSTALNVTERMSLERDLLYAKKMLEQTSSVAQVGGWEVNLKNKSVIWSKTAKEIHKIDQEFQPDFENAIGFYKEEDKQKVEFLFNRAVSEGIPYDAEFQLVRNDGVTIWVRVKGIPEFENGVCTRVYGIIQDIDAFKNIYLELEKKEAMMQSFATYVPVAVAMFDKELNYVSVSTSWKEEFNMNNMELMGENIYTISPNVPEERKAIYKNALEGKVYKNDDFAIEVPHKEGIQHYNLEVGPWYLSDGIIGGIIVSVQNITDIVKTNEELKNAKKMADIASKAKSEFLANMSHEIRTPLNGVIGFSDLLLKTPLNEIQTQYLNYINESGENLLNIINDILDFSKIESGKMELLIERSNVYDLVSQVINVILYQSQKKNIELLLNIEQGLPKVLWLDESRMKQILINLLGNAVKFTHRGEIELKVEKLNITGQNISLRFSVRDTGIGIPLEKQQHIFDAFTQENSSISKHYGGTGLGLTISNNILGYMGSHLSLNSIPEKGSVFFFDIEVPYEESEGIEEEELKIEKVLIVDDNEANRIILQHMLAYKNIGSKLAANGMEALQILLDGEHFDVILMDYHMPIISGLETIEKIKELFAQKNETSPLVILHTSSEEHDVLNSFRQEENSYFLLKPIKSEELYRTLKRVVHDNVKEIPAADEQEAENFLFPPHLKVLLVDDNPVNMVLNNKMMKSLIPDAELTESVNGLEAVEQCKNKHFSVILMDVQMPVMDGIEATKQIRLLPGYHDVPIIGVTAGTIIGEKEKCIMSGMNDFLPKPLRQSDLLEMLEKYISVQTIETGNTVKTEKYLDLNLLNDQTGDDDDFRAIFLDLVVQQLSEAENNIRIASAEENRDELKKVLHKLKGTAGTAGLIKLAETALYWEKKADETMDFTSLQQEIINEITIGLNLIKGLIK
- a CDS encoding SDR family oxidoreductase, with amino-acid sequence MKKILLTGATGYIGKRMIDVIAAQGYRVICCCRDKNRFSKSVDINDNQVEVVEVDFLKPETLENIPKDISGAYYLMHSMSNSNDYAEKEKECAVNFSNFIENTECKHIIYLSGLVNEKELSQHLSSRFEVEKNLMQCKIPATVLRAGIIIGSGSASFEIIRDLVEKLPIMIAPRWLHTKCQPIGIANVLDFLIFTLFKEKAYRRNFDIGCDNVLTYKEMLLEFAKIRGLKRKIFTVPVMTPKLSSYWLYFITSTSYNLASALVGSMKIEVVCRPESLLEIKQITGVQPLSYDTALRRTLAKIQDKEIISSWKDSFISSRSDSNLKNYLDVPKYGCFTDLRTAEYDDREKCLNRVFSLGGTNGWYGQSLWKIRGFLDLLIGGPGLRRGRTHPDQLHEGDALDFWRVLYANKEEGKLILFAEMKLPGEAWLMFKTYKGKLWQKAVFRPHGLTGRLYWYSVLPFHGIIFKGMVRRLAKE